A single window of Gemmatimonadota bacterium DNA harbors:
- a CDS encoding permease-like cell division protein FtsX, protein MRLAWREALLAFKRAPMLSALSITTIAFSLFAFGLFGLVALNIRKALVEVEERVEVRAFIVDGTTSESTGAAIADVRAFPEVASVTLVTPEQALERARLELGEFKDVFDPGILPASLDVRLKDGMRDPATVHAVAERVKTYDFIDDVRYGEEWVEKLHRIRNVATLAGILLGLTFATVAIVIIGSTIRMAILARAREIAIMRLVGATDSFIRSPFLIEGALKGLLGGLLALAFAWIANYVIGHFVFRADFFDIRLSVLGVLGGALIGVFGSALSVGRHLREV, encoded by the coding sequence ATGAGACTCGCCTGGCGCGAAGCACTCCTCGCCTTCAAGCGTGCGCCGATGCTCAGCGCACTCAGCATTACCACCATCGCGTTCTCGCTGTTTGCGTTTGGACTCTTCGGACTCGTGGCGCTCAACATCCGAAAGGCGCTTGTCGAAGTGGAAGAGCGGGTGGAAGTCCGCGCGTTTATTGTGGACGGCACCACGAGCGAATCCACGGGCGCCGCCATCGCGGACGTGCGCGCGTTCCCCGAAGTGGCGTCGGTCACACTGGTGACACCGGAGCAGGCGCTGGAACGTGCGCGCCTCGAACTGGGTGAGTTCAAAGACGTGTTCGACCCAGGCATCCTTCCCGCGTCGCTCGATGTGCGCCTCAAGGATGGCATGCGAGACCCCGCCACGGTGCACGCCGTCGCCGAGCGCGTGAAGACATACGATTTTATTGATGACGTGCGCTATGGCGAAGAGTGGGTGGAGAAGCTCCACCGCATTCGCAACGTGGCGACGCTTGCCGGCATTCTCCTAGGGCTCACCTTTGCCACGGTGGCCATCGTCATTATTGGCTCGACCATCCGGATGGCTATTTTGGCGCGCGCGCGCGAAATCGCCATTATGCGGCTCGTGGGAGCCACGGACAGCTTTATCCGAAGTCCGTTCTTGATCGAAGGCGCCCTCAAGGGGTTGCTCGGCGGCCTGCTCGCGCTGGCCTTTGCTTGGATCGCGAACTACGTGATTGGCCACTTCGTGTTCCGCGCTGACTTCTTTGACATCCGGCTTTCTGTGCTCGGCGTGCTCGGCGGTGCCCTCATCGGCGTGTTTGGGAGTGCGCTCAGCGTCGGTCGTCACTTGAGGGAAGTCTGA
- a CDS encoding PLP-dependent aspartate aminotransferase family protein gives MSKKKAHHGLSTVAIHGGADPRKAGDPVAPPLVQSVNYLQEIGTGAGLKYTRYGNTPNSERLQKRLALLEGAEASLVLGSGMGATACAMLALLRPGDHLLASAYIYGGTFKLFTEEFVRHGIDVTLVDPLEPRAWRKRLRKETRAIFIESPVNPTCRVLDMRPISYLTKEVGLALVVDSTFASPVNFRPIEHGADVVIHSATKYLNGHHDSMAGVVCGTEPYIQEVLHKMMVWGQAPDPFAMWLLERGMKTLDVRVRRQNDNAMRIANWCADRKEIKRVHYPGLSDHPDHEVARAMLDGFGGMMAIELTGGGKAADKFLRRLKLFQHAPSLGGVDSLVCEPRYTSHAAMTSEERTRLGIPDGFLRLSIGIEDADDIIADIELALK, from the coding sequence ATGAGCAAAAAGAAAGCACATCACGGCCTTTCTACCGTAGCCATTCACGGTGGTGCCGATCCGCGGAAAGCCGGCGATCCCGTCGCGCCGCCGCTCGTCCAGTCCGTCAACTACCTGCAGGAAATCGGCACCGGCGCGGGCCTCAAGTACACGCGCTATGGCAACACGCCGAACTCCGAACGCTTGCAGAAGCGACTGGCACTGCTCGAAGGCGCCGAGGCGTCGCTCGTGCTCGGGAGCGGGATGGGCGCTACGGCGTGCGCGATGCTGGCCCTGCTCCGCCCCGGCGATCACCTGCTCGCGAGCGCCTACATCTACGGCGGCACGTTCAAGTTGTTCACCGAAGAGTTCGTGCGGCACGGCATCGACGTGACGCTCGTGGACCCGCTGGAGCCGCGCGCTTGGCGCAAGCGACTCCGCAAGGAAACGCGCGCCATCTTTATTGAGTCGCCGGTGAACCCCACCTGCCGCGTGCTCGACATGCGCCCCATTTCGTATCTCACCAAGGAAGTGGGACTCGCGCTGGTGGTTGACTCCACCTTCGCGTCGCCGGTGAACTTCCGGCCGATCGAACACGGCGCGGACGTTGTGATTCATTCCGCCACCAAGTACTTGAACGGCCACCACGATTCGATGGCCGGTGTCGTGTGCGGCACGGAGCCGTACATTCAGGAAGTGCTCCACAAAATGATGGTGTGGGGACAGGCACCGGATCCCTTTGCCATGTGGCTGCTGGAGCGCGGCATGAAGACGCTCGACGTGCGCGTGCGCCGGCAGAACGACAACGCCATGCGCATCGCCAACTGGTGTGCTGACCGCAAGGAGATCAAACGGGTGCACTACCCTGGCCTCTCCGACCATCCGGATCACGAGGTGGCACGCGCCATGCTCGACGGCTTTGGTGGCATGATGGCGATCGAACTGACCGGCGGCGGCAAAGCCGCCGACAAGTTCCTGCGCCGCCTCAAGCTCTTTCAGCACGCGCCGAGTTTAGGTGGCGTGGACTCGCTGGTGTGCGAGCCGCGCTACACGTCGCACGCGGCCATGACCAGCGAAGAGCGCACACGCCTCGGGATTCCCGATGGCTTTCTGCGTTTGTCGATCGGCATCGAAGACGCCGATGACATTATTGCCGACATCGAACTCGCGCTCAAGTAA
- the waaF gene encoding lipopolysaccharide heptosyltransferase II produces MSQSFLVLQTSFLGDLVLTTPLIAALAERGAVDVVTTPAGAPLLANHPAVRQVLVYDKRRSDAGLAGVWRLARQLRANRYDAAFCAQGSARTAALARLAGIPRVTGFSTSGGKWLYTERVPYDKTAHHAARLLQLAGHAAAASGNADVGSAGGEVQPHLYPGSTEQREVDQLLHDVPRDGAHLLALAPGSIWGTKRWPHFPALAARLAPVYRIVVVGGKEDAPLAAEIARVAGPERVVDATGRLSLLASAELIGRCAAIVTNDSAPQHLASAMGTPTLTIYGPTVPAFGFGPLAPRHAVAERHGLPCRPCDGHGPQRCPLVHWRCMQEQAVGDIEGAVHELLRP; encoded by the coding sequence TTGTCTCAGTCCTTTCTCGTCCTACAGACGTCTTTCCTCGGCGACTTGGTGCTCACCACGCCGCTGATTGCCGCGCTGGCTGAGCGCGGCGCGGTAGACGTGGTCACGACCCCCGCCGGTGCGCCGCTGCTCGCCAATCATCCGGCGGTTCGGCAGGTGCTGGTGTACGACAAGCGGCGGAGTGACGCGGGGCTCGCCGGTGTGTGGCGCTTGGCGCGCCAGTTGCGAGCGAATCGGTACGACGCGGCCTTTTGCGCGCAGGGTTCGGCGCGCACTGCGGCACTCGCTCGACTCGCGGGGATTCCGCGTGTGACTGGCTTCAGCACCAGCGGCGGGAAGTGGCTCTACACGGAGCGCGTTCCGTACGACAAGACCGCCCATCACGCTGCACGACTGTTGCAGTTGGCGGGGCACGCGGCGGCGGCGAGCGGCAATGCCGACGTGGGCAGCGCGGGCGGCGAGGTGCAACCGCACCTCTATCCCGGCTCCACCGAACAGCGTGAGGTTGATCAACTCTTGCACGACGTGCCGCGCGATGGCGCGCACCTCCTCGCGCTCGCGCCTGGCAGCATCTGGGGCACCAAACGGTGGCCGCACTTCCCCGCCCTCGCGGCGAGATTGGCGCCAGTGTATCGGATTGTGGTGGTTGGCGGCAAAGAAGACGCGCCGCTAGCGGCAGAGATTGCGCGTGTCGCGGGGCCGGAGCGCGTGGTGGATGCCACCGGCCGCCTGTCGTTGCTTGCGAGCGCCGAACTGATCGGACGGTGCGCGGCCATTGTCACCAATGATTCGGCGCCGCAACACTTGGCCAGCGCGATGGGCACACCGACGCTCACGATTTACGGTCCCACGGTGCCAGCCTTTGGCTTTGGGCCGCTCGCCCCGCGGCATGCCGTGGCGGAGCGGCACGGACTCCCCTGTCGGCCGTGCGACGGTCACGGGCCGCAGCGATGCCCGCTCGTGCACTGGCGTTGTATGCAAGAGCAGGCGGTAGGTGATATTGAAGGCGCGGTGCACGAGTTGCTCCGGCCGTAA
- the ftsE gene encoding cell division ATP-binding protein FtsE gives MIRFTRVTKEFPRTGLALKEVSFHLARGEFTFLTGPSGAGKSTILKLIYLEERPTAGEVKIAGASSVTIRNKDVPRVRRKMGVVFQDFRLLEDRTVEENIGFALEVTGVGHATIQLKVARLLQQVGLSSKGPSLPRELSGGEQQRVAIARALANDPVLIVADEPTGNLDERATRGIFQLLKDINAAGTTVLMATHDLELVRSTQYRTIELNHGQIVFDSRADVTPPDAGASV, from the coding sequence ATGATTCGATTTACGCGCGTCACCAAGGAGTTCCCCCGCACTGGGCTGGCGTTGAAAGAGGTGTCGTTTCATCTCGCCCGCGGCGAGTTCACCTTTCTCACCGGGCCCAGCGGCGCGGGCAAGAGTACGATCCTCAAGCTCATCTACCTCGAGGAGCGGCCGACCGCGGGTGAAGTGAAAATTGCTGGCGCGAGCTCGGTGACCATCCGCAATAAGGATGTGCCGCGCGTGCGTCGCAAAATGGGCGTCGTTTTTCAGGACTTCCGCCTGCTCGAAGACCGCACCGTCGAAGAGAACATTGGCTTTGCGCTCGAAGTGACCGGTGTGGGGCACGCCACCATTCAACTCAAGGTGGCGCGACTGCTCCAGCAAGTCGGGCTCTCGTCCAAAGGGCCGTCGCTGCCGCGAGAACTCTCGGGCGGCGAGCAGCAGCGCGTGGCGATTGCACGTGCGTTGGCCAACGACCCGGTGCTCATTGTGGCCGATGAACCTACGGGCAACCTCGACGAACGCGCCACGCGCGGCATCTTCCAGCTACTCAAAGACATCAATGCCGCCGGCACCACGGTCTTGATGGCGACGCACGATCTCGAGCTCGTCCGCTCGACGCAGTACCGCACCATCGAGTTGAACCACGGGCAGATTGTGTTCGATTCACGCGCCGATGTCACGCCCCCAGACGCCGGAGCGTCCGTATGA
- a CDS encoding DUF58 domain-containing protein, with protein MALSRNRADQIDPASLAALGRIEIVARWVVEGFLTGLHKSPKKGFSVEFAEHRAYQPGDDLRYIDWKVVARADKWLIKQYEEETNLRATIVLDVSKSMVWTGSPQRLTKLAYAELVAAAVAWLLLQQRDGVGLIRFDDAVRTVIPPRGRTAQWRRIVAALDDPGAGAGSDASSAIVQAAALVQRPGLSVIISDLLVDESAMADAIAVMRAVGHDVTVLHIMDPVERDLSLDANEVELVDTEGPSAVHATVSEMREAYRDTVEMAMSEWRSRLAASGASYMPVFTDQPFGVPLRAAFAARQALP; from the coding sequence ATGGCACTCTCCCGCAATCGCGCCGACCAAATCGACCCCGCCTCTCTGGCGGCGTTGGGTCGCATCGAAATCGTCGCCCGATGGGTGGTCGAGGGGTTCCTCACGGGGCTACACAAATCGCCCAAGAAGGGGTTCTCGGTGGAGTTCGCCGAGCATCGGGCGTACCAGCCCGGCGACGACCTGCGCTACATCGACTGGAAGGTCGTGGCGCGCGCCGACAAGTGGCTGATCAAACAGTACGAAGAAGAAACCAACCTGCGCGCCACCATCGTGCTCGACGTGAGCAAGTCGATGGTCTGGACCGGCTCGCCGCAGCGGCTCACCAAGCTTGCCTATGCGGAACTGGTCGCGGCCGCCGTGGCGTGGTTGCTGCTCCAGCAGCGTGACGGCGTTGGGCTCATTCGTTTTGACGATGCAGTGCGCACGGTGATTCCGCCGCGCGGTCGGACGGCCCAATGGCGCCGTATCGTTGCCGCACTCGACGATCCAGGGGCTGGGGCTGGTTCCGATGCATCGTCAGCCATCGTGCAGGCGGCAGCACTCGTGCAGCGCCCAGGGCTCTCCGTGATCATCAGCGATCTACTCGTGGACGAATCGGCCATGGCCGACGCCATCGCAGTGATGCGCGCCGTGGGGCATGATGTCACGGTGTTGCACATCATGGATCCGGTGGAGCGCGATCTCTCGCTCGACGCCAACGAAGTGGAACTCGTGGACACCGAAGGTCCGTCGGCGGTGCACGCCACCGTGAGTGAAATGCGCGAAGCGTATCGCGACACGGTGGAGATGGCGATGAGCGAGTGGCGCTCGCGTCTCGCGGCCAGTGGCGCATCGTACATGCCGGTCTTTACCGACCAACCCTTTGGCGTGCCGTTGCGCGCGGCCTTTGCCGCGCGACAGGCGTTGCCGTGA
- a CDS encoding BatA and WFA domain-containing protein, whose protein sequence is MSFLAPFALILTAAAAVPLVLHLLRHRTGEKIDFPAVRYMLRAAREHSRELKIRNLLLMVLRVAIVLSLAFAAARPVGRLFGGGHAPTALAIVLDNSLSTSAVVDGAPVLARLKDAARGVVARANSGDRLWLVTADARVVGATTPTVRAALDRAEPLAGAGDLRAAVARAVQLVKGAGIPARQIAIVTDAQASAWTTTLQLDDVTATVYAVPGAVPRNRAVLRAAAEPAHWTPRGAVRAATSSTDSVTYRVAVGARSTARGSAAPGADLVVRLDPSERGWLSGSVELEPDELRGDDQRFFAVHVGAAPSVVAEAGAGAFGRTAVDALVQEGRVTRGADVALTSAEAARRPGVIFAPTDPVQISAANRALERANIPWRYGAAHSGPAPVRGAGLANVTATKWYALEPRGVLEAGAADTLARVGGDPWAVAGDGYVLVASPLSADATDLPLRASWVPWLGAAVAERLAGEAGAVTDVAPGAIVSRPPWARELEMPDGSVRPVRDARMAAPDRVGVYFWRRGTARAGALVVNVEAAESDLARLTPTLLRARFTGGDATVSADVARWTAAAFTVSGRRTLEGAFLWLALALLALEAWVARAPAARRAE, encoded by the coding sequence GTGAGTTTTCTCGCGCCATTCGCGCTGATCCTCACCGCAGCTGCCGCCGTGCCGTTGGTGCTCCATCTGCTACGCCACCGCACCGGTGAAAAGATCGACTTTCCCGCCGTGCGCTATATGCTCCGCGCGGCGCGTGAGCACTCGCGCGAACTCAAAATCCGCAACTTGTTGCTGATGGTGTTGCGGGTGGCGATCGTGCTGTCGTTGGCATTCGCCGCCGCACGGCCGGTGGGGCGTCTCTTTGGCGGCGGGCACGCACCAACGGCGCTCGCGATTGTACTCGACAACTCGCTCAGCACGTCGGCCGTTGTGGACGGTGCGCCGGTGCTCGCTCGGCTCAAAGACGCCGCGCGTGGCGTGGTGGCCCGCGCCAACAGCGGCGACCGGCTCTGGCTCGTCACCGCGGACGCGCGCGTCGTGGGTGCGACGACCCCCACCGTGCGCGCCGCGCTCGATCGTGCAGAACCACTCGCGGGTGCCGGAGATTTGCGCGCCGCAGTAGCGCGCGCTGTTCAACTCGTGAAGGGCGCGGGCATTCCTGCGCGACAGATTGCCATCGTGACCGACGCACAGGCGAGCGCGTGGACCACCACGCTGCAGCTCGACGATGTCACCGCCACCGTGTACGCGGTGCCGGGGGCCGTGCCGCGCAATCGCGCTGTGCTTCGCGCGGCCGCTGAGCCCGCGCACTGGACGCCGCGCGGTGCGGTGCGAGCGGCCACATCATCCACCGACAGCGTCACCTATCGCGTGGCAGTTGGTGCGCGCTCCACGGCACGCGGCAGTGCAGCGCCGGGGGCGGATCTCGTCGTGCGGCTCGATCCTTCCGAGCGCGGATGGCTCTCCGGAAGTGTGGAGCTCGAACCAGACGAACTGCGCGGCGACGATCAGCGCTTCTTTGCCGTGCATGTGGGTGCGGCTCCGAGCGTCGTCGCTGAGGCCGGCGCGGGTGCCTTTGGTCGCACCGCCGTCGATGCGCTCGTGCAAGAAGGGCGCGTCACACGCGGCGCTGATGTTGCGCTCACGAGCGCGGAGGCTGCGCGGCGGCCGGGCGTGATCTTTGCGCCCACAGACCCTGTGCAGATTTCAGCCGCCAATCGCGCCCTCGAACGTGCGAACATTCCGTGGCGGTACGGCGCGGCCCACAGCGGACCAGCGCCGGTGCGCGGCGCGGGGCTCGCCAACGTCACCGCTACCAAGTGGTACGCACTCGAGCCGCGCGGTGTGCTCGAAGCGGGCGCTGCCGACACGCTTGCTCGTGTGGGCGGCGATCCGTGGGCCGTTGCGGGTGACGGCTACGTCCTCGTCGCCTCGCCACTCTCGGCGGACGCCACCGACTTGCCGCTCCGAGCGAGCTGGGTGCCTTGGCTCGGCGCGGCCGTGGCCGAGCGACTCGCGGGTGAGGCGGGGGCGGTGACCGATGTTGCGCCAGGCGCGATCGTGTCGCGTCCACCGTGGGCGCGCGAACTGGAGATGCCGGATGGTTCGGTGCGTCCTGTGCGCGACGCGCGCATGGCGGCGCCGGATCGCGTGGGCGTGTACTTCTGGCGTCGCGGCACGGCGCGTGCTGGCGCATTGGTGGTCAACGTGGAGGCCGCCGAAAGCGATCTTGCACGACTGACGCCGACGCTCCTTCGCGCACGCTTCACCGGTGGCGATGCCACGGTGAGCGCAGACGTCGCGCGCTGGACGGCGGCAGCATTCACAGTGTCGGGACGTCGCACCCTCGAGGGCGCGTTCCTCTGGCTGGCCCTCGCCCTCCTCGCCCTCGAGGCGTGGGTGGCGCGCGCGCCGGCTGCGCGTCGCGCCGAGTAG
- the lepA gene encoding translation elongation factor 4 has translation MQLDHIRNFCIVAHIDHGKSTLADRLIEATGMLQKREMKAQVLDTLDLERERGITIKLNAVRMSYLAKNGQQFELNLIDTPGHVDFTYEVSRSLAACEGAILVVDASQGIQAQTLSNLFLAMEAGLEIIPILNKIDLPGAEPEKRRDEVVGLLGCKPEDILFVSAKEGLGVPELLEEIVKKVPPPSGNPDAPLRALVYDSYYDRYRGAIPSIRVVDGTIKKGTKITFGTNDGVYEVQEVGYNQLRQVPTDILTAGEVGYVVAAVRSVKETRAGDTVFDQDNRAAEALPGYQAVRSFVFAGVYPTDTQQYETLRDALEKLQLNDASLQYEPETSTALGFGFRCGFLGLLHMEIVRERLEREFDLSLVTTVPSVEYKVYKTDGEMELIENPALMPSAQVIDYVEEPYVKARIMVPSEYIGAIMTLGTERRGMYMGMKYIDTVRVEFDWEFPLGEIILDFFDKMKSVSRGYASLDYEMLEYRRSDLVRLDMLINGDPIDAFSVITHRDKAYDWGRKIADKLKELIPRQLFEVAIQAAIGVKVIARTTVKPLRKDVLAKCYGGDITRKRKLLEKQKEGKKRMKQVGSVEIPQEAFLAVLQVD, from the coding sequence GTGCAGCTCGACCATATTCGCAACTTCTGCATCGTCGCCCATATCGATCATGGCAAGTCGACACTCGCCGACCGCCTGATCGAAGCCACGGGCATGCTTCAGAAGCGGGAAATGAAGGCCCAGGTGCTCGACACCCTCGACCTCGAGCGTGAGCGCGGCATCACCATCAAGCTCAATGCCGTGCGCATGAGCTACTTGGCCAAAAATGGCCAGCAGTTCGAGCTCAACCTCATCGACACACCAGGGCACGTGGACTTCACGTACGAAGTCTCGCGCTCCCTCGCTGCCTGCGAAGGGGCGATTCTCGTGGTCGATGCGTCACAGGGGATTCAGGCGCAGACGCTGTCGAACCTCTTCCTGGCCATGGAAGCGGGACTCGAGATTATCCCGATCCTCAACAAGATCGACCTCCCCGGCGCTGAGCCGGAGAAGCGTCGCGACGAAGTCGTCGGGCTCTTGGGCTGCAAGCCGGAAGACATTCTGTTCGTGAGCGCCAAGGAAGGGCTCGGCGTTCCCGAACTGCTCGAAGAAATCGTCAAGAAAGTGCCGCCGCCCTCGGGCAATCCCGACGCGCCGCTGCGCGCGCTCGTGTATGACTCGTACTATGACCGCTACCGCGGCGCTATTCCGAGCATCCGTGTGGTAGACGGCACCATCAAGAAGGGCACCAAGATCACCTTCGGCACCAACGACGGTGTGTACGAAGTGCAGGAAGTGGGATACAACCAGCTCCGTCAGGTGCCGACCGACATTCTGACCGCGGGCGAAGTGGGCTACGTGGTGGCCGCCGTGCGCTCCGTCAAGGAAACGCGCGCGGGCGATACCGTGTTTGACCAAGACAACCGCGCCGCTGAGGCGCTGCCGGGCTATCAGGCGGTGCGCTCATTCGTATTTGCGGGCGTGTACCCCACCGACACCCAGCAATACGAAACGCTGCGCGACGCACTCGAAAAACTCCAACTCAACGACGCGTCGCTGCAGTACGAGCCGGAAACGTCCACGGCGCTGGGCTTTGGCTTCCGCTGCGGATTCCTCGGCCTGCTGCACATGGAGATTGTGCGCGAGCGCCTCGAACGTGAGTTCGATCTCTCGCTTGTCACCACGGTGCCGAGCGTGGAGTACAAGGTTTATAAGACCGACGGCGAGATGGAGCTGATTGAGAATCCCGCGCTGATGCCAAGCGCGCAGGTGATCGATTACGTCGAAGAACCGTATGTGAAGGCGCGCATCATGGTGCCGTCCGAATACATCGGCGCCATTATGACTCTCGGCACCGAACGCCGCGGCATGTACATGGGCATGAAGTACATCGACACCGTGCGCGTGGAGTTCGACTGGGAGTTTCCGCTCGGTGAGATCATTCTCGATTTCTTTGACAAGATGAAATCGGTGAGCCGCGGCTACGCGAGCCTCGACTACGAGATGCTCGAGTACCGCCGGAGCGACCTCGTGCGGTTGGACATGCTCATTAACGGCGACCCGATTGACGCGTTCTCGGTGATTACGCACCGCGACAAGGCGTACGACTGGGGTCGCAAGATTGCCGACAAGCTCAAGGAACTGATTCCGCGCCAGCTGTTTGAGGTGGCCATTCAGGCCGCGATCGGCGTGAAGGTGATTGCGCGCACCACGGTGAAGCCGCTCCGGAAAGACGTGCTCGCCAAGTGCTACGGCGGCGACATCACCCGGAAGCGGAAGCTCCTGGAGAAGCAGAAGGAAGGCAAAAAGCGGATGAAGCAGGTGGGATCGGTGGAGATCCCGCAGGAAGCGTTCTTGGCGGTGCTGCAGGTTGACTAA
- a CDS encoding ROK family protein, protein MPTSRYIIGVDLGGTKISVGAMLASGGRVIAHHTEPTLAREGADDVTARIARCIEVVIAATCAETGATRADFAGVGLGAPGPLDRQKGLVIVAPNLGWTNYPLSDTISAAVKLPATLDNDANCATVGEWWMGAAQGARHVVGMTIGTGIGGGLILNGELYHGASDVAGEIGHTTIDSTGRRCACGNYGCLEAYASGPAIAERAREALLGGEPSSLLTMAGGDVSLITAQTVYEAAKAGDRIAAEVVRETARFIGAGVANLLNLFNPEVVVLAGGVAQAGEDLFGPMRAEVRRRAFKPAVDACRIVPGALGSTAGVVGAVKTFLMQHPG, encoded by the coding sequence GTGCCCACTTCTCGTTACATCATCGGCGTTGACCTCGGCGGCACCAAGATTTCGGTTGGTGCTATGCTGGCGAGCGGCGGTCGCGTGATTGCGCATCACACCGAGCCCACTCTCGCGCGCGAAGGCGCCGACGACGTCACGGCGCGCATTGCGCGGTGCATCGAAGTCGTGATTGCGGCGACCTGCGCCGAAACCGGCGCCACACGCGCGGACTTTGCCGGCGTGGGGCTTGGCGCCCCCGGCCCGCTCGACCGCCAGAAGGGATTGGTGATTGTGGCGCCGAATCTCGGATGGACCAACTACCCGTTGAGCGACACGATCTCCGCGGCCGTCAAGCTCCCGGCCACACTCGACAACGACGCCAACTGCGCGACCGTGGGTGAATGGTGGATGGGTGCGGCCCAAGGCGCGCGGCACGTGGTGGGCATGACGATCGGCACTGGCATCGGCGGCGGCCTCATTTTGAACGGCGAGTTGTACCACGGGGCAAGCGACGTGGCTGGCGAAATCGGGCATACCACCATCGACTCCACCGGTCGTCGTTGCGCGTGCGGCAACTATGGATGTCTTGAGGCCTACGCCTCGGGGCCGGCCATCGCCGAGCGGGCGCGCGAGGCGCTGTTGGGCGGCGAGCCGTCGTCGTTGCTGACGATGGCGGGGGGCGACGTGTCGCTCATCACGGCGCAGACGGTGTACGAGGCCGCGAAGGCGGGCGATCGGATTGCAGCGGAGGTGGTGCGCGAGACGGCTCGGTTTATTGGCGCCGGTGTGGCGAACCTCCTCAACCTATTTAATCCCGAAGTCGTGGTGCTCGCCGGTGGCGTGGCGCAGGCCGGAGAGGATTTGTTCGGCCCGATGCGCGCCGAAGTGCGGCGTCGCGCGTTCAAGCCAGCGGTGGACGCCTGTCGCATTGTGCCAGGAGCGCTCGGCAGTACAGCGGGCGTGGTGGGTGCCGTGAAGACGTTTCTTATGCAGCACCCCGGCTGA